AAGGCCATTTCACTGGATTTTGACCCTTTATACTAGAGCTAGAAAGTTGCAACCTTTTCCAACTGAAAGTTGGTGTTACAGTGAAGATCTGACATAAATTTGGTGGTTCTGGATGCATGTTAAGGTGCCTAAAAAACCTGCACAAATGTCAAAGGGTCGGCAGGTTTCCCTTGTGTCAAAGTTGACATTAGGGTTATGTGAATattatatttcaaatgtgcatattttctcaaataaaggTCCCAGAGACCCCAGACCCCATTTGgaaacatttttgccatttgggttgacaaacggtaaccctgaccacccattcaaaagtatgccaaatgtcaaaatataagggctattttgacatttggcatacttttgaatgggtggtcagggttcccaaatgtcaacccaaatggcaaaaatgttcccaaatggacacGGACATAAAAATTTtcatatttgcacattttctcaAAGAAAGTTCCAAGAGACCCCAGATTTTGCACAGGCAGTGTGGGCATGGCCTAGAACAATCCCACGTGACCAAATCCCCTCTGCGGCAACAAGAAAAACATGAGGTTTATTTGGAATAATCAAGTGAGGATGGTGTGAGGATTGAGTAGTTGTACAGCCCCTGTCAAATTTGGACAGATTggttacaatttttttttttgacacttGGCACACTTTTGAATATCACAAATATtgacccaaatgtcaaaaatgttcccgtttgtcatgGTGGCACGCAAACGCCCCCCTTAGGATCTGGCGCGTTCCCGTATGTCAGgtttgttcccatttgtcatGGTGGCGTGCAAACGCCCCCCTTAGGATCTGGCACGTTGGCGCGGCGCGTTCCCATATGTCCGGATTGTTCCCAATTGTCACCATTCAAGGTGTGCCAAACGTCAAGCACATTGACACCGTGTCACAATTTTGACAATGGcaatacatttccattcatttttactgACAAATGGGAACACTTCCCTTACCTTTATCGTTCCAATTTTTTTGAATCATTcctttttttcatcaaattggaacgatacagagaagattgctAATGGGCTAACCTATCAACCAAAtaccaatcttctctgtatcgttccaattttttttgtgtatcgttccaatttgatgaaaaaaatggaacgatacaaaaaaattggaacgatacagggAAGATTAGATTGATGCGTTAGCCCATTagcaatcttctctgtatcgttccaatttgatgaaaaaaatgaaacaattcaAAAAAATTGGAAGATTGGATTTATAGGTTTACAAattaccaatcttctctgtatcgttccaatattttttgtgtatcgttccaatttgatgaaaaaaatggaatgattcaaaaaaattggaacgatacagggAAGATTAGATTGATGCGTTAGCCCATTagcaatcttctctgtatcgttccaatttgatgaaaaaaatggaaCGATACAGGGAAGATTAGATTTAATGTGTTGGGTTGGCCCattaccaatcttctctgtatcgttccaatttgatgaaaaCATTTGCCATTTGTTGCAGACAAAGGAGACGTGACATTCAGTGACACTCGGAAATTTGGGACTTTGGCGGAGTTTCTTACAGAACTGCTGCATTCTCTCGGAAATTTGGGTTTTGTTGTTGCACACATGGGAGATGTGTGCTGCATTCACTGACACTGGGAAATTTGGGACTTTGGCGGAGATTCTTACAGAACTGCTGCATTCTCTCGGAAATTtgggttttgttgttgcagACATGGGAGATGTGTGCTGCATTCACTGACACTGGGAAATTTGGGACTTTGGCGGAGATTCTTACAGCATTGCTGCATTCTCTCAGAAATTTGGGTTTTGTTGTTGCACACATGGGAGACGTGTGCTGCATTCACTGACACTGGGAAATTCGGGCTTTTGGCGGAGATTCTTACAGCATTTCGGCATTCTCTCGGAAATTTGGGTTTTGTTGTTGCACACATGGGAGATgtgtgctgcattcagtgacACTGGGAAATTCGGGACTTTGGCGGAGATTCTTACAGTATTCCTGCATTctcttgaaaatgtcttttattttgttacagAGGTGGGAGATTCATGCTGCATTGACTGACACTCGAAAATTCGGCATTTTGGCGAAGATTCTTGCTGCATTCccttgaaaataacaataatgctaATAAACAGTTAAATCCAGAGGGATGGGGCTTTCTGGAAGAGACATTTTCTGTCCTTAGCAGGTCTAATAAGGCCTGTAAGCCGCCACTAAGGCCGCTATTTCCTCAACAACCcaaaacaacatggaaaaactttaaaaagtcaTATCTCAACCATTTTTGAAGCTAAAAAGATGATTTTAACGGCAAAATGAGGCATAAATAAGGAACGCTTCACGAATTTGCGTGTCATCCTTGCGCCTAGTACGGCCCCTTCTTCTCTGTGCCCTTGTCTTACTTTGTCCTACTTTCACAGTCCCGCCCAAGTTCGCTTGTCCCGCCTCTAGTCTCTCGCCGTTGGCCTGTCTTACTTTTTGGAAAAATCTCGCAACGTTTCATTGGCTTGTCCTACTTTCGGCCAGCGCTCTTCCCATTGGCTGTGGTGACGTCATCCGCCCCGCTATTGGCTACTTGCTCCCCGCCAGCGCGGAGCCCGTCATTCTGATTTTGCACTTCAACGCTGCGACATCTCAACGAgtaagttcaagttcaaataTATCTAAAATATCTATCTTAAAATAGAGTCATGGACGCTATATCTCACTGTCTGACATGAGTAAAAAACAGCtcgaaatatgtgtgtgtgtttcgccGTCGTGTGCGTTTTTCGCCACGGGCTAACTAATGCCAATGCTTTAATGCTATTTTAAACTCTTAAAATCACGGAAACCTCTGTGTGTAAATGACGATTTACTGGCCGTGTTTTTGACGGTGTTTAATGAGCATTTGTAAAGGTTACAGACAAATATTGATCGTGAAATCGCCCGCACCCGTTTGTATTGCCGCTGTTTCTAGCTCCGTTACGTGCGTAAAGCTGTTAAAATGCTATTGCACAATGAAAGTACACTTCGAAAATACACATATTTGTTCATTATATCGTCTGCGCTCTGTGTGCAGTGTTGGCAGACTGTAACGTTGGCAtataaaatgcttaaaagtgccttttaagcattttatgaACGGTGAAGCGAATGGTAATTTACATATGCCCCTTTTCTCGGTGTTATGCCAGCACGATTAACTATctctgtgtaatgtgtgtagAATGGATTTCCACCCAGCTTTCCGGTTCGAGTCTTCGTCTCGCAAGCTCACCCTCAAGCCTTCGCCCGAAGCGTCGAAGGTGGCCCGAGCCTACCGCAGGCGAGGGTCATCTGAGGCGCGGAGGGTGAAGCTGCCTGAGACGGTGAGGGAGCAGGCGAAGGCTCGCGTCCTCCGTGCCGGAGGAGACCCCGCGTGCCGCCAGCTGCTGCTCAGTGAGAGCGAGCTGCAGTTTGGCCAGTACCGGGGTCAAACATTCAAGTGGCTGCTGACCCACGACGTGGGATACGCCTGCGGCCTGCTGGCGTCCCACCAGAAGGAGAGAGCGGGTGGGGACACCACCCAGACGCCCCTCATGGGCAACAAAGACGCCCTCGACGCCTACGGCCAGCTCTTCCCGGAGATGGTGGCGCTCATCAGGAGCCGTAGGATGTGCGAGGGCTCTCTGCCTGTGAGGGGCCTGGACCAGACGCTGGTGGGGTTTGGCGTCCACGCGCAGGAGACCTACAGGGCCCTGTACGAGTCCGCCAGCGGTGAGAGTCAAACGTAAGTATTGTAATTGATGGCAGAGATgatgtgtgtgatgctgtgtgaaGTACTGCTCTGATTTGGTCATGTCTGTAATTATTgtatttctcctttcctctgtagcactttgagatgtACTTCTAATGAAAAGTGaattacaaattaaatgtattactgttattattattaattgatGGCAGAGATgatgtgtgtgatgctgtgtgaaGTACTGCTCTGACTTGTTGTTGTCATGTCTGTAGCTTTGTGCGGTGGCTGAGGAAGCACAATGTGGTGGTGGGGTCCCAGATGCACACGCTGCAGTGCTACGTGCTGGGCCGGGACAAGGAGCAGACGGCGGCCGCTCCCCCCCCCCGGCGGGCCACGCGcagctgccctcctcctcccccgagTAAGTGCCCTGTTCCTGTTCTTTACACACGTACAACAGCTTGTAAAAGCCCATCTTCCAAATTGtatgtttttcttctgtgtgGAAGCAGGCACTGCATCTGTGGACCCTGCCGAGCCCTCGGACAGCGCGCTCCTCGCCGCCGCCATGGAGGTCGACTCTCAgcgtgagtacacacacacacacacacacacacacacacacacacacacacacacacacacacacacacaatgatgaaTAAAAATTCTGTGAAATCTGTGAATAATTGTGACTTGTGTAACCTTTTTTTAAGCTCTCAAAAAGAAAGGATGTAATATTAGTGGGGATAAGGTAAGTGTGGCCCTCATGTGGTCATTACCTGTATCTGCACGGCTCAACTGCCTGGTGAATTCTGTGTGGCTGCTTCCACCATTTCATTGAATCATCTCTTGATCACGGCTTAACGCTCTCTTGTAAATAATCattgtgtgtttccactgtggctTGGTGTAGTCCCTCTGTGTTGTAGAACATGTACTTGTCTTGTGAATAATCCCATTTGACTAAAACTGTGTCTGTAGTGTAGACAGCTGTCATTATACTTCTAACCTGCGCTTAATTGCATTTCATCTTCAGTCATTCAACCctgcttttctttcatttggctTGTATAGCATTCTTCATTGTGCTTCCTGAAGAATAACCTGTCACTAATGCCATTGCTTTTCAACCTTCTAGTGTAGTACTGGTGTATCAACAATATGCACATGACATTACAGAGTGACAACTGTGAGTCTGTCCTTTGCAGTTGCCGTGGACGTCCCACCTGCTGCCGCCCCACCAGCTGACGTCCCACCTGCTGCCGCCCCACCAGCGGACGCCCCACCCCATCACACCCGCTCCACGGCTGAGAGACGAGGGCAGCCTGTTGTAGTGCCGTCAGTCTCCGGCGCAGAGGTACGCCCAGTCAAGCTGAATATCTGTATTTTTGACATTGTGTATGTAGTTCTTTGTATTAACCGGTTGATATTGCTGTGTTGTAGCTGCTGCCTAAGAGCTGGAGGCTGACGCTgccagaggagcagcaggagtggCTGGGCCGGGCTCTGTTCACCAGGACCGCCGACGGGAAGGCCGTCCTCACCTCCAACCTCCGCCTGTGGTGGTTCCCCCCCGGAGCCCGGCCCCTGTACACTCAGCCCCCCGCCTCCGCCCACGCCTTCTTCCAGCGCCCGTTCTTCCTGTGGCTGCCCTACAAGATGTGGGCATGCAAGCTCGTGTGCCCCGTCTGTAGGCGCAAGCTGACGGGCGCTGGCCTCTACAAGACCGTCCGGAGGGTCTTGGACAGCGACGGCTGGTACTTCATGGGCACGGAGTACCTGGAATGCCGTTCCTGTCAGAGGAAGTTTGCAGGCTGGGCGCAGGACATCTTAGATCAGCTGGACCTGGCTCACCAGGAGGCGTTCCCAGCTGTTCTCACGTACAAGTAAGTTgataatgaattgaaatgaataaataataaatgaatcgATGAAATACTAAAGTGAAATGAGTCACTGTAATATTTCTTCAAGTTGATTTTAGTTGTGACGTGACCTTCCTGTTAATTGCCTGTTCTTCTCTCTGTACTTTTCTCTCACAGGTTGTCCTGTGACAAGGTGGTGGTCGGGCAGTTAAAGGAGCGCACCCTGGGCAACGGTGCGGCTCGCCTCCGCGCTTGTCTGGTGGAGCAGCACACCAGAGAGTGGATGGCACAATCGATGAGCTACCTTTCCGTGCTCCGCAAGCTTCGCGTGCCGGgtgtggcggcggcggcgcggcCGCCGTCCCTACCACCCATGCACCCCGTACCCGGCAGCCCCTGGCTGATGGCGGTCTACGTCAGGGACTGCCTGACCAGGGCCGAGGAGACGAAGGCCAGGGTGACGTCCATCTTCGGGGACATCTTAAAGATGGACTCCACCAAGAAGGCAAGCTTTGTTTACGAGTACATGACCATGTCTTTGAAGAAGCCTGCACTTTAACTAATTCCGTCTAATGTAATGTGTCATAACGGCCGTCTCTGTGCTCATTTTACAGATGACCAAGAAGCTTGCGGGCGCTGCCGCCGCTACGGCCGCCTGGGTGACCAACGTGGGCAACGAGCACGGCCAGGTGCTCATGTCCGTCCTCACTGCCGCCGAGGGGGACGGGCTTCTGCCCATGGCGGCCGGACTGATGCGGCGGTACCGAGAAGCCGGGAAGGCCCCTCCGAAGGTCTTGTACGTGGACCGGGACTGCTGTTCCGCCGTGGGACAACCGAAGACGGCGGCCATGTTCCACGAGTGGGACCAGCTGGTCATCAGGCTGGACGTGTGGCACCTCATGCGGCGCTTCGCACGGGGCTTGACCACCGACAGCCACCAGCTGTACGGCCTCTTCATGGCGAGGCTCTCCTTCGCCATCTTCGAGTGGGACGCCGGAGACGTCGCCCGCCTGAGAGAGGCCAAGCAGTCCCAGGAGGGGAGGGACGCCCACATCAAGCTGTCTGCCGTGGAGCTCGCCCGTCACTGTCGCCGCCGCACGCGCGGTGCGGACGAGACGGAGCGGCTCCTCCAGGAGGTGCTGGACGCCTTCTGGGAGGGGACAGACACCATGGGCGTCCCGCTCATCGACCGTGCCAGGATGGAGGAGATCTGGAGCACGCAGCGTCGCCACCTCCACTGCATCCAGGATCCCCAGGGAGTGGCGCTCTACTGCAAGACGGGGGAGGTGACCAAGGGGGGGGTCACGCTCCCAGTCTACCGCTGCGCCAGAGGCTCCACTTCCCTGGAGTCCTTCCACCTCCACCAGTGCCGGTTCATTCCAGGtaagcattttcattttcaagctgagagagagagggaaaagcaaATGCAAACAGCTGGGTGTGTTGAacttattttctctcctctctctcccccctctccttgtCCCAGGCACTTCAGCCAGTGCCCTCCACTTCCAGGTTTACCTGCTGGAGGGCCTGGTCAGGTGGAATGAGAACCGCGCCAGGGCAGCAGTGGAGGGTGGCAGCAAGGTGACGCTGCGTTGCTACAGCGCCCGGCTGCAGCACGGCTTCAACCAGCTGACCCAGGAACTCCTGGGTCAGACGCTGGTTGAAAACTACACCAAGCCCAGGGAGTACACAGGTGAGTCATCAGGGAGAGCTCCTTTTATTGAAGCGGGCACACAGGCTGTCACCAAGTTGACTGATCTaacggtctgtctgtctgtctgtgtgtgttttccaggggAGCTGATTGGGGTGCAGTACCTGTACTCCCAGACGGGCGCCGTGCTGCAGGAGGATCTGGGCAGGGATCCCGACGCTCCGGATGGGATGGACGAGGCTGAAGAGGAGTGGGGGCATGAGTTGGATGAGGGGTTCGAGGAGGAGCCGGAGGAGGTACGGCTCCTGGAACACCACCACCAGCTCATCCACTCGGCTCAGCccgctgccgctgctgccgccgccCCCGCTCCCGctcctgccgccgccgccgcctcgtCATCCCAGTCGGGCCCTGCCCACACAGCTCCATCCCAAGATGACGCCCCTGggatggagctgcagcaggccgaggaggaggaagacgtaAGTGCACTGAAGTCCTCTGTTATTGTTATCAAAGTGCCTTTAGTCACTGTGATCATGTGTTCATGATGTTTCTCCGGCCTCTGTTGCAGGATGCGATGGGGCCAGACGGTCACGGCGGATACCAGCACGTCGTCAGTCTGGCCCTCGCCCTCGTGGAGCTGCGTCACCAGGCCTTCGTGACGCAGCGGCAGGCGAGGGAGATCGTCGCCCTCTGGCACAAGCTGTCAGAGAGGGACCGGGCGGCGGTCTCCTTCCCCCCGCGCCACCAGGACAGGCTGGTCAGGGGGCGCTTTAAGACCTCCCGACCAGCCCACACTCCTGGCCTGGACAGCACGAAGCGGTAAGCGTTGGCAGCACGTGAACCcaaatgctttgttttgtgtttgtttactccGCTCTGTCTAACGAGGCGCTTCTGTGTGCAGTGTCTTCCTGGGCCAAGGCGCGGGTGCGGCACAGTCTCCGAAAGCCAGCAGGCTGGTGGAGGCCATCTTCCTGGAGCTGTGCCGCATGCACCATGAGGGCCGTACCATCGCCGGGGTCCGGATCAACCGCTGGGGTGCCGTCATGAGGGATTACAGTCTCATCAGAGACAACATCCTGAACTGCCAGGCCCTCATGACGAGCACCTCCATCCAGCTCTTTGATGTGAACCACCGGACCCTTCTGCAGTGGTAAGACCTCATTTGGCATGTCATACTGTGACTGACAGGAAGAATGTCTGAATTATTCTGAAtgaataattgtatttttatttttcatcaggCACAACGAGAGGAGCAAAGCAATGATGAGGGACACCGTCTCCGTGGCGGTGCCGGGGCCCAGCGCTCCGCAGGAGGCAGCAGAGCCCCTCTCAGCATCGAGGGCTCTGCTGACGGAGCCGGTGCAGCCTGACCAGACTCTGGCCCACCGCCTCCACGAGGACACTACTGGTCAGGCTGTCACCCACAGAGGGCCCCTGGCACCGACCCTCTATGAGCTCCTCTGTGCCACtgcggcctcctcctcctcggacGCCCCTTCCACCTCAGCTGCAGCCTCCTCTGCCCCCACTGCTGCAGCCTCCTCTGCCCCCACCGCTGCTGCCTCCTCTGCCCCCACCGCTGCAGCCTCCTCTGCCCCCACCGCTGCTGCCTCAGCTGCCTCCGCTGCCCCCACCGCTGCGGcctcctctgctgcttcctcctctgctgcttcctcctctgcccccactgctgctgccgcctCCTCTCAGCCAGCGGTGCCGCGCTCCACGGCCTGGCAGAGGAAAATGAGGGAGCAGCACCAGCAACAACAGTCCCAGGATGAGGGTGCTCTCCTCAAGGCACCAAGGAAGACCTTCAAGCACTTCCGGTGCAAGCGCTGTGGCcagccaaaaacaaaagaatatgGCCACAGCCGCTACGGAGGAGAGCACTTCTGCTCCTGGGCTGAAGGCCGCTCGGTGGAGGAATGGCTGgctgagaaaaggaggaaagatcCTTAAGGTAATTTGTCTTATGTTGTACACCATTACCTCCTTCATACATTTGACAtgaactttatttttgtcaatacTGCTCTGCAATTGTTACACTGCCACTCTCTAACAGCTATTTGTTAATTGTGTTGTCTGCAGagtccagccagccagccagccagccagccagccagccagccagccagccagccagccacagcACTTATGAAATATCCCTCACAGCACTTATGAAAAATTGTAAATAGTTTGTAAATAGTTTCAATAATGTAAATGGCTCTGAAGCACTTGTACCTACAGCACTTGTCATGTAAATGGCTCTGAAGCACTTGTACCTACAGCACATGTCATGTAAATGGCTCTGAAGCACTTGTACCTACAGCACATGTCATGTAAATGGCTCTGAAGCACTTGTACCTACAGCACTTGTCATGTAAATGGCTGTGAAGCAATTGTACCTACAGCACATGTCATGTGAATATTTAGCATTAATCCAATGTCACTCTGCAAATAACTGTTGAATGGTGGACTGGCCACACAACTTTGTTGCAGTTCACAGTCTGAAGCACTTGTACCTACAGCACATGTCATGTGAATATTTAGCATGAATCCAATGTCACTCTGCAAATAATTGTTGAATGGTGGACTGGCCACACAACTTTGTTTCAGAAGCACTTGTACCTACAACATGTGACAGTCAGCAGTATCAGTTCAAGTACAGCAAGAGAAAGGCTGAAAGCATAACTTTGTCTTGTAATGACAATAAAGCCAAGTTGAAATTGACATCTGgcatgctgttgtgttttgtcatCGAGTGACTTCTATCCCCAAAATGTACACAATACAAGCTTCACAGATGTGTCACTCAATAAATGCACATTTTTACAGGTCATTTCacaatgatgaaataaaaacaaagaaccTGGCATGTAAAAATATCCTCTTTTATTGAATAAGACAGTGTTGACATAGATTTGAATAAAATCAGACTTTGGAATGGCTTAAAATGGTAGAACAAGGTCTTTGACAAGTCCCAGAGGTTTTGCTGAGTATTAAGGACAATCACAGTATAATCCAGCCATGACCAGttcacacaaacccacacccacacaggtGAGGTGTTGCTGTCCCTGTTGATCTCCTTCCTCCCCcgtcccacccacccacccacccacggAGGGTGGGAAAGGACATCATAGGTTTCCTGCTGTTTCCTGTTAATCCCCTGTTAATCCCCGTCGTCCTTGATCTACGGGAGCAAGGAAGTGTGCGGGCTGACGGGGGTCAATGCCCCCATAGATCAGAGACGGGAAGGTGCCTGGGTgctaagggggggggggtctgaccAGGTGCTAACAGGGGAGGGATCTGACAAGGATTGGCTGAGGATACAGTGGAGGTTTTCATAgatccaccccccccaccacccatacaaataaacaaacggCTTGAcctgggcacagacagacaaaccaaaagaacagcaTCATCCTCAACATCATTTCATTGATATTTATTTCACCAGGTGagtctttctttcatttctaaCTTTTcaagaaaatgtgattttgtaaCTGTTACTGTTGCCTCTTTGACACAGGAAACCCACATTAAATTTGTTTCTACATGTCTGTCAACAGGAAGGGAGGATGGCACCAAAAAAggctcaagaaaaaaaaaagcacctggAGCCTCAAACAGAAGGTGTGTATCTGACATGACTGACTACTGTTCACTTTCAACTTTTGACACctaaaaatgacattaatgactCATTTTTATGCTTTCTCTTCCATTCAGTCTCTCAGTCTGAGACTTCAGAGTCTGACATGAGCCGTGATTCTGACCAGGACTACTGCCCGGTGGAAGAGACCACGACGGCTTCCTTGAagttttccccctctccctcacccaCTCCTTCGCCTCCTTCGCCCAAGAGGAAGACCAGGCGGCGGCCCTCCACCTCCAACTCCAGGAGGAAgacctccacctcctcgccgCTTCCCATGGCCTCCACCTCCTCGCCGCTTCCCatggcctccacctccacctccacctcctcgccgCTTCCCGTGGCCTCCACCTCCTCGCCGCTTCCCATGGCCTCCACCTCCTCGCCGCTTCCCatggcctccacctccacctccacctcctcgccgCTTCCCGTGGCTTCCACCTCCTCgccacctcctcctgcacccCCCAAGCAGCCCACCAGGTGCACCATttacaggaggaagaagagggaagagaaggacagGGAGCTCCTCCGCCAGCAGCGGGCCAACCCC
This region of Centroberyx gerrardi isolate f3 chromosome 23, fCenGer3.hap1.cur.20231027, whole genome shotgun sequence genomic DNA includes:
- the LOC144543533 gene encoding uncharacterized protein LOC144543533, producing the protein MHHEGRTIAGVRINRWGAVMRDYSLIRDNILNCQALMTSTSIQLFDVNHRTLLQWHNERSKAMMRDTVSVAVPGPSAPQEAAEPLSASRALLTEPVQPDQTLAHRLHEDTTGQAVTHRGPLAPTLYELLCATAASSSSDAPSTSAAASSAPTAAASSAPTAAASSAPTAAASSAPTAAASAASAAPTAAASSAASSSAASSSAPTAAAASSQPAVPRSTAWQRKMREQHQQQQSQDEGALLKAPRKTFKHFRCKRCGQPKTKEYGHSRYGGEHFCSWAEGRSVEEWLAEKRRKDP